In Microbacterium cremeum, a genomic segment contains:
- the carA gene encoding glutamine-hydrolyzing carbamoyl-phosphate synthase small subunit, with protein sequence MTSLFHTDPAVLVLEDGTRHVGRAYGAAGTTLGEVVFATGMTGYQETLTDPSYAGQIVLQTAPHIGNTGMNEEDPESRRIWVSGYIVRDPSRVVSNWRADESLDDALIADGVVGISGIDTRAVTRHIRSAGSMRGGIFSGEAAAIDPDEQLRLVREAPEMAGRNLSAAVSVAAAEVTPASGERIGNLAVLDLGVKQATVDNLAARGFDVHVLPQDVTIDDIRAIDPVAVFYSNGPGDPAASGDHVDLLRGVLDDGLPFFGICFGNQLLGRALGLGTYKLPFGHRGINQPVLDKATGRVEITAHNHGFAVDAPVEGEFDSPHGYGRIEVSHVGLNDQVVEGLRALDIPAFSVQYHPEAAAGPHDANYLFDRFRDMVLANLEKKAAH encoded by the coding sequence ATGACCTCCCTGTTCCACACCGACCCGGCCGTCCTCGTCCTCGAGGACGGGACGCGCCACGTCGGGCGCGCCTACGGCGCCGCCGGCACGACGCTCGGCGAAGTGGTCTTCGCCACCGGCATGACCGGCTACCAAGAGACTCTGACCGACCCCTCGTACGCGGGCCAGATCGTGCTGCAGACGGCCCCCCACATCGGGAACACGGGCATGAACGAAGAGGACCCGGAATCCCGCCGGATCTGGGTCTCGGGCTACATCGTGCGCGACCCGTCGCGCGTCGTGTCCAACTGGCGGGCCGACGAGTCGCTCGACGACGCCCTGATCGCCGACGGCGTGGTGGGCATCAGCGGAATCGACACCCGCGCCGTCACCCGTCACATCCGCTCGGCCGGCAGCATGCGCGGCGGCATCTTCTCCGGCGAGGCCGCGGCGATCGACCCCGACGAGCAGCTGCGCCTCGTGCGTGAGGCGCCCGAGATGGCGGGGCGGAACCTGTCGGCCGCGGTGTCGGTGGCGGCGGCCGAGGTGACCCCCGCGTCCGGCGAGCGCATCGGCAACCTCGCGGTGCTCGACCTCGGTGTCAAGCAGGCCACCGTCGACAACCTCGCCGCGCGCGGATTCGACGTGCACGTGCTGCCGCAGGACGTCACGATCGACGACATCCGCGCGATCGACCCGGTCGCCGTCTTCTACTCGAACGGGCCCGGCGACCCCGCCGCATCGGGCGACCACGTCGACCTGCTCCGGGGCGTGCTCGACGACGGCCTGCCGTTCTTCGGCATCTGCTTCGGCAACCAGCTGCTCGGGCGTGCGCTCGGGCTCGGCACCTACAAGCTGCCCTTCGGGCACCGCGGCATCAACCAGCCGGTGCTCGACAAGGCGACCGGGCGGGTCGAGATCACCGCGCACAACCACGGCTTCGCCGTCGACGCCCCGGTGGAGGGCGAGTTCGACAGCCCTCACGGCTACGGCCGCATCGAGGTGAGCCACGTCGGCCTCAACGACCAGGTCGTCGAGGGCCTGCGCGCCCTCGACATCCCGGCGTTCTCGGTGCAGTACCACCCCGAGGCCGCCGCCGGCCCCCACGACGCCAACTACCTGTTCGACCGCTTCCGCGACATGGTCCTCGCGAACCTCGAGAAGAAGGCCGCGCACTGA
- a CDS encoding dihydroorotase produces the protein MTTPRHTAGGDSATETILFRGALAEGSAPADVIVENGLIAEIGTGLSRAGATVVDVDGLVLLPGLVDLHTHLREPGYEASETILTGSRAAAAGGYSAVFAMPNTSPVADTAGVVEQELALGQAAGFVTVQPIGAVTVGQKGERLAELGAMADSRARVRVFSDDGFCVWDPLIMRRALEYVKAFDGVIAQHAQDPRLTEGAQMNEGAVSAELGLAGWPAVAEESIIARDVLLAEHVGSRLHVCHLSTAGSVEIIRWAKKRGVQVTAEVTPHHLLLTDELVRGYDARFKVNPPLRREEDVLAVREGLADGTIDIVATDHAPHPAEAKACEWHAAANGMVGLESALRVVQQAMVDTGLITWGDVARIMSREPARIGRLAGHGTPLTAGHPASLAFYDPAPVRPFTTDDLRGRSVNSPYVGRELPGEVRWTLHQGIVTVADGAVLDTPGERA, from the coding sequence ATGACCACGCCTCGACACACCGCCGGCGGCGACTCGGCAACCGAGACCATCCTGTTCCGCGGGGCTCTCGCCGAAGGATCCGCGCCCGCGGACGTGATCGTCGAGAACGGCCTGATCGCCGAGATCGGCACCGGCCTCAGCCGTGCCGGCGCGACGGTCGTCGACGTCGACGGGCTCGTGCTGCTGCCGGGTCTGGTCGACCTGCACACGCACCTGCGCGAGCCCGGGTACGAGGCATCCGAGACCATCCTCACCGGCTCCCGCGCCGCAGCGGCGGGGGGCTACAGCGCGGTGTTCGCGATGCCCAACACCTCGCCCGTCGCCGACACGGCGGGGGTGGTCGAGCAGGAGCTCGCACTCGGTCAGGCGGCCGGGTTCGTCACCGTCCAGCCGATCGGAGCCGTCACCGTCGGGCAGAAGGGCGAACGCCTCGCCGAGCTCGGCGCGATGGCGGACTCGCGTGCGCGCGTGCGCGTCTTCAGCGACGACGGGTTCTGCGTGTGGGACCCGCTCATCATGCGACGTGCTCTCGAGTACGTGAAGGCCTTCGACGGCGTGATCGCGCAGCACGCACAGGACCCGAGGCTGACCGAGGGCGCACAGATGAACGAGGGCGCGGTGTCGGCCGAGCTGGGCCTGGCCGGCTGGCCGGCCGTCGCCGAGGAGTCGATCATCGCGCGCGACGTGCTGCTCGCCGAGCACGTCGGCTCGCGCCTGCACGTGTGCCACCTGTCGACGGCCGGCTCGGTCGAGATCATCCGGTGGGCCAAGAAGCGGGGTGTTCAGGTGACCGCCGAGGTCACGCCGCACCACCTCCTCCTCACCGACGAGCTCGTGCGGGGCTACGACGCGCGATTCAAGGTCAACCCCCCGCTGCGGCGCGAAGAGGACGTCCTCGCCGTGCGCGAAGGCCTCGCCGACGGCACGATCGACATCGTCGCGACCGACCACGCACCGCACCCCGCCGAGGCGAAGGCGTGCGAGTGGCACGCCGCCGCGAACGGCATGGTAGGGCTCGAGAGCGCGCTGCGCGTCGTGCAGCAGGCGATGGTCGACACCGGGCTCATCACGTGGGGCGACGTCGCGCGGATCATGTCGCGCGAGCCCGCCCGCATCGGCCGCCTCGCCGGCCACGGCACACCGCTGACCGCAGGACACCCCGCCTCGCTGGCGTTCTACGATCCCGCTCCGGTGCGCCCCTTCACGACCGACGACCTCCGCGGTCGCAGCGTCAACTCACCGTATGTGGGCCGTGAATTGCCGGGCGAGGTGCGCTGGACGCTGCACCAAGGGATCGTCACGGTCGCGGACGGCGCGGTCCTCGACACCCCCGGGGAGCGCGCATGA